The genomic segment TCTTAATGAATGCGAACTCAGTTCCTATTATAATGCTGCATCAGAACAACAACAATAGCAAAAATGATGAAACTTCCGACAATGACGGCAACCCAAATCATATGTTTTTTCTTTTCAGAGTTAAGAACAGCAATAAATTCACGAATGAAGGCGGGAACACGATAATACATCGCCGTTTTTCCACCACGTCCTCCTTGCGCTTCTAGACCAATCTGAGCTGCAAATAAAGCAGCACGGAAGACATGATAATCTGAAGTGAAAAATAGAAATTTATCTTTCAAAAGTTTGTCGGAAAAGACTAGATTTTCGTAAGTTGTTCGAGATTGATTTTCAAGTAGTGTGCGCTCAAATGGAAATCCCAGCGTTTCAACGGCATATTTTTGCATGGCTTGTGCTTCTGAGATTTTCTCGTCTGGTCCTTGACCTCCTGAAAACACCAAAATTGTCTGTTCATCACGTACTGCATCTACAGCAGCACGAATTCGATTGCCGAGCAATTTCCCAACATGCTCTCCCTGAATGAGTCCTGCACCAAGCACGACATAGTAAGGCGCTGTCATTTTTCTCACTCGCCTGCCATATACCCAGCTTGATAAAAAGAAAATACCAAATTGCCAAGCCAAATAAATAGACAAGATGGGATATACAAAACTCAGAATGTGTAACCAAAGCCAACTTTCTGGTAGTTTCCCAACCGAAAGATAAAGAAAATCAATACCAATAAAGAAAAGAACGACAATAGGCAACAATAAATTTGAAACAGATTTTGATTCTCTTCGCCACATTTTTATGGTCAAAACTACAATCGCAATGGGAATAACAAAACCTAACACCAAAGGAGTAATCGCAAACAAGACTGCTTCAATAGATAACAAAACAAGACCGATACTGTTTCGTTGCTCTGAAAATACAATAAACGAACCCAAAACACCATTCAATGTTATCCATAAAAAAATAATATAAAAAAAGGATAATCTTCCCAAGCGCAATGTTCTTAAATCTTTCAAGCGCTTTATTTTCCACCAAAAAACGAAAGTGATACTCCCAAAAAATAACGTCAAAATTACGCCAATAATAAATAATCCAAAATCTTCCATGAGCATATTTTAACATATTTTTAATCACATTATGACAAAATTCATTAAAAAATTACTAACAAGAAAATTGTAAATAAAAAAATTCTGTCAATTCAATGCGCTTGATATAAGGATTGAATCAATCAGATAAAAAACCGGTTAGCAAAGCTAACCGGCTTGTCAGTATACTGACAGAATATTCATAAGTATAATTTTGAGCTTACAAAGCAGCTAAAACCGCAAAGTTAATGATAAACAAGATAGCAACTACCCAAATAACAGGTTTTACTTCTTTCACTTTTCCATTGAACAGTTTAACAAAGATGAACGTAATAAATCCAGCGGCAATCCCGTAAGAGATTGAATATCCAAGTCCCATAAATACAGAAGCAAAGAAAGCAGGAATTGCTTCGCCAAGGTCGCTCCATTTAATCTCAGTAAATGAACTCAGCATCATCATCCCAACAATGATAAGAATAGGTGCAGTCGCTTGAGAGGGTACAATAGCAAGAAGCGGCAAGAATAAGCTTGAAATAGCAAACATTACAGCCACCACAACCGAAGTCAAACCAGTACGTCCTCCCGCACCAATACCAGCGGCAGATTCAACATAAACTGTTGTATTTGATGTACCAAAGATTGCCCCAATTGGAGTTGCAATCATATCAGCAAACAAAGCTTTATCCATCTTAGATGAGAAACCATGACTATTTTCCATATCTTTAAGGTCTTCATCTGTAAAGATACCCGTTGCACGACCTGTACCAATAAATGTACCGATTGGGTCAAAGATTGACGTCAATGAAAAGGCAAGGACAGTCATCAAAACTTCAACAATACGTGAAGAATCAGAGAATAAACTCCCAAAACCTTTAGGGCCAAAAGCAGCACCAAATGTTGTTCCCATTTGATCAACGGCAGTTCCAAGATTATTTTGTGCAAACAATGTATGCACATCAATCTTAACTACACCAGTCAAAATAGCAAGAATCGTTGTAACCAAAATAGAAAGTAAAATTCCTGCCTTCCATTTACGAAGAACGAAGAACATTGTTACAACAATCCCAACAAGTGCAATCAAAACACCAGGATTATTAAAAGTCACAAGTCCAGGCACAATTGATGAATTAGCTGTAATCGTACCGTGTTCATTTGTATAAGTCCCAGGGTCAGCGATAAATTGCAAGATACCAGCATTTTTAATCCCGATATAAGCGATGAAAATACCAATCCCACCACCAATAGCGTGTTGCAAAGCCTCAGGAATACCAAGAATAATTGCTTTACGAATAGATGTAAACGTAATAATAATATTAACCACACCACAGATGAAAACCATAGCCAACGCTTCTTGCCAAGTATATCCAAGACTCAATACAACAGTATAAGCAAAGAAAGCATTGAGGCCCATTCCTGGA from the Lactococcus allomyrinae genome contains:
- a CDS encoding YdcF family protein, whose product is MEDFGLFIIGVILTLFFGSITFVFWWKIKRLKDLRTLRLGRLSFFYIIFLWITLNGVLGSFIVFSEQRNSIGLVLLSIEAVLFAITPLVLGFVIPIAIVVLTIKMWRRESKSVSNLLLPIVVLFFIGIDFLYLSVGKLPESWLWLHILSFVYPILSIYLAWQFGIFFLSSWVYGRRVRKMTAPYYVVLGAGLIQGEHVGKLLGNRIRAAVDAVRDEQTILVFSGGQGPDEKISEAQAMQKYAVETLGFPFERTLLENQSRTTYENLVFSDKLLKDKFLFFTSDYHVFRAALFAAQIGLEAQGGRGGKTAMYYRVPAFIREFIAVLNSEKKKHMIWVAVIVGSFIIFAIVVVLMQHYNRN
- a CDS encoding NCS2 family permease, which translates into the protein MNKLFKLEENGTTVGREIMAGLTTFFAMSYILFVNPQILGSTGMPVQAVFLATILASIVGTLAIGLIANVPYALAPGMGLNAFFAYTVVLSLGYTWQEALAMVFICGVVNIIITFTSIRKAIILGIPEALQHAIGGGIGIFIAYIGIKNAGILQFIADPGTYTNEHGTITANSSIVPGLVTFNNPGVLIALVGIVVTMFFVLRKWKAGILLSILVTTILAILTGVVKIDVHTLFAQNNLGTAVDQMGTTFGAAFGPKGFGSLFSDSSRIVEVLMTVLAFSLTSIFDPIGTFIGTGRATGIFTDEDLKDMENSHGFSSKMDKALFADMIATPIGAIFGTSNTTVYVESAAGIGAGGRTGLTSVVVAVMFAISSLFLPLLAIVPSQATAPILIIVGMMMLSSFTEIKWSDLGEAIPAFFASVFMGLGYSISYGIAAGFITFIFVKLFNGKVKEVKPVIWVVAILFIINFAVLAAL